One part of the Desulfonema ishimotonii genome encodes these proteins:
- a CDS encoding hybrid sensor histidine kinase/response regulator: protein MYKSIRTILIITFLAIIIMPMGIIGIVGKFFIERQLERDMGQNNLVLARALSVEVDEILREAEQVIHVIGSFLSADILADGGETDRFMAVITASFRSFSSVQVLDENGTVVHSSVPEAQQIGYDLSRHPTFVNARNAERAVWSASFIPLRNSKPTVSISRRFGPYVVAGYLDLSALSKTISNLTGQIGLRARITDREGTIVAGSENFQVEHRVNIRNRIYVKNGIRGQPGTYRLPDEHGRDAIISVARTGGSGFLVIVYRDAALLVRPIEQVQKIFMLLIVVTVMLSIPLPLYTLRKILRPIAHLAISTAHIARGRYSIDLRSSGFAELNRLERNFAAMAEAVRVRETALREAIRAAESASRAKSVFLANMSHELRTPLNAIIGFSSLLQHRQDITAGSREQIGIIARSGEHLLALINQVLDLSKIEAGEMTRHDADADLARLTDDITDMFRLRAAAKGLYLTTDRFPGVPKYIRTDEVKLRQILINLLDNAVRFTETGGIVLRIVADGREKGETVLRFEVADTGPGIAPHEQAMLFRPFVQTRTGQATQEGTGLGLTISRKFARLMGGDMTVRSVPGRGTVFRFHIRAGAADAALSRRERSGDKIPVPDPCQPCYRILVADDRPENRQLLSAVLAPFGPELREAENGREAVAIWEEWRPHLIWMDMRMPEMDGFEAVRRIRAADPAGKTVIIAFSASVFREDRERTLAAGCDDFLPKPFRDSDILYLMRKYLGARYPSEAEMAPAGQPADTETVPAENMSDIPPALLERLAQAAIRADMAETDALIRRLRGYDPVLADRFDTLARAFEYHKLLAQLRDTGPRPPDKKI, encoded by the coding sequence ATGTATAAAAGTATCCGGACTATTCTTATTATCACCTTCCTGGCGATCATTATCATGCCGATGGGGATCATCGGCATTGTCGGCAAGTTTTTTATCGAGCGGCAGCTGGAAAGGGATATGGGACAGAACAACCTGGTTCTCGCCCGTGCCCTGAGCGTGGAGGTGGATGAGATCCTCCGGGAGGCCGAACAGGTGATTCATGTCATCGGCTCCTTTTTAAGTGCCGATATCCTGGCTGACGGGGGGGAGACTGACCGGTTTATGGCCGTTATCACCGCGTCTTTCCGAAGCTTTTCCTCTGTTCAGGTGCTGGATGAAAACGGCACGGTTGTTCACTCCTCTGTACCGGAGGCACAGCAGATCGGCTATGATCTGTCCCGTCACCCCACATTCGTCAACGCCCGGAATGCGGAGCGGGCGGTCTGGTCCGCCTCCTTTATCCCCCTCAGAAACAGCAAGCCGACCGTTTCCATTTCCCGGCGTTTCGGCCCGTATGTGGTGGCCGGATATCTGGACCTGAGCGCTCTGAGCAAGACCATCAGCAACCTGACGGGCCAGATCGGTCTGCGCGCCAGAATTACAGATCGCGAAGGCACCATCGTGGCCGGTTCGGAGAATTTTCAGGTGGAACACCGGGTGAATATCCGAAACCGGATCTATGTGAAAAACGGCATCCGCGGCCAGCCGGGCACATACCGGCTGCCCGATGAACATGGCCGGGACGCGATCATCAGCGTTGCCCGGACCGGGGGATCGGGGTTTCTGGTGATCGTATACAGGGATGCCGCCCTGCTGGTGAGGCCGATTGAACAGGTTCAGAAGATATTCATGCTGCTGATCGTTGTGACTGTCATGTTATCCATTCCCCTGCCCCTGTACACGCTGCGGAAAATCCTCCGGCCGATTGCGCACCTGGCGATATCCACAGCGCATATCGCCAGGGGCCGATACAGCATTGATCTCCGGAGCAGCGGGTTTGCGGAGCTGAACCGGCTGGAGCGGAATTTTGCCGCAATGGCCGAGGCGGTGCGTGTCCGGGAAACGGCGCTCCGGGAGGCGATCCGTGCGGCCGAGTCCGCCAGCCGTGCCAAAAGTGTGTTTCTCGCCAACATGAGTCACGAGCTGCGGACCCCGCTGAACGCCATTATCGGCTTTTCATCGCTGTTACAGCACCGGCAGGACATCACCGCCGGCAGCCGGGAGCAGATCGGCATCATCGCCCGCAGCGGAGAGCATCTGCTTGCGCTGATCAATCAGGTGCTGGACCTGTCCAAAATCGAGGCCGGAGAGATGACACGCCATGACGCGGATGCGGATCTGGCGCGCCTGACAGACGACATCACCGATATGTTCCGGCTCCGGGCGGCGGCAAAGGGGCTTTATCTGACCACCGATCGCTTTCCGGGCGTTCCGAAATATATTCGGACCGATGAGGTCAAACTCCGTCAGATTCTGATCAACCTGCTGGACAACGCGGTCCGGTTTACGGAGACCGGGGGCATTGTGCTGAGAATCGTGGCCGACGGACGTGAGAAGGGGGAGACGGTTCTGCGGTTCGAGGTGGCGGACACCGGCCCCGGCATTGCGCCCCATGAGCAGGCAATGCTGTTCAGGCCCTTTGTGCAGACCCGGACCGGTCAGGCCACACAGGAGGGTACGGGACTGGGGCTGACCATCAGCCGGAAATTCGCCCGGCTGATGGGCGGCGATATGACGGTCCGGAGCGTGCCGGGCAGGGGGACGGTGTTTCGTTTTCATATCCGGGCAGGCGCGGCGGATGCCGCTCTGTCCCGCCGTGAGCGGTCCGGGGACAAAATTCCGGTTCCCGATCCGTGCCAGCCCTGTTATCGCATTCTGGTGGCGGATGACAGGCCGGAAAACCGGCAGCTCCTGTCGGCGGTGCTGGCGCCCTTCGGGCCTGAGCTTCGGGAGGCGGAAAACGGCAGAGAGGCCGTTGCCATATGGGAGGAGTGGCGGCCCCATCTGATCTGGATGGACATGAGAATGCCGGAGATGGACGGATTTGAGGCGGTTCGGCGCATCCGGGCAGCGGATCCGGCCGGTAAAACGGTTATCATCGCCTTTTCGGCCAGCGTTTTCAGAGAAGACCGGGAGCGGACGCTGGCCGCAGGGTGCGATGATTTTCTGCCGAAACCCTTCCGGGACTCGGACATCCTGTACCTGATGCGGAAGTATCTGGGCGCACGGTACCCGTCTGAGGCGGAGATGGCACCGGCCGGGCAGCCGGCGGATACGGAAACCGTCCCGGCGGAGAACATGTCGGATATCCCGCCTGCGCTGCTGGAAAGGCTGGCGCAGGCGGCCATCCGTGCGGATATGGCGGAAACAGATGCCCTGATTCGCAGGCTTCGGGGCTATGATCCCGTCCTGGCAGACCGGTTTGACACACTGGCCCGTGCCTTTGAATATCATAAACTTCTGGCGCAGCTCCGCGATACCGGACCGCGCCCCCCAGACAAAAAAATCTGA
- a CDS encoding DUF4388 domain-containing protein, with product MKGKVLIVDDDPKIGRLLKFKLSKADYEAEYFSSGGEALEKIPRIKPHLIISDIEMPHMNGYDFCEQLRQDSRTANIPFIFLSGRTDASDQLEGLRLGADDYVCKPVKIDFLLERMAKVLERAARAKSFKSLADFSGNLSQMNLNDVMQIVESNHKTGELEFTTSEGRTIGRILFRKGNLIKAQFGVLEGAEAFYGLMDEEEGFFEFYGRPVNEPEQITITNMAALLQGSRLIDEAKSLYTIIRDLNVLMVSTAISVPPEVEDRSGKDRIHKILAMVEKQFTASEIINSGKMSRPRAASILAELLRNDIVGVFEENDDTQKTEQPYLLIEEWLLKVLSNIEARKMTGILEIGRRRVRERIFFNEGQIVNAFHGKAVGQKALYRIFAEKGGAPRFTPMPVVINYTIEQDLTYLIEDGNREVKTLKNLRKMTSDNPITINPENLEKVSRIKTRPGLKDVLTLVQQHGRVQDVIDASPITDLRTYNHLLTMVKLGVISIGKSASKEA from the coding sequence ATGAAGGGAAAGGTTCTCATCGTTGATGATGATCCTAAGATCGGAAGATTACTGAAATTCAAGTTATCCAAAGCGGATTATGAGGCGGAATACTTTAGCAGCGGCGGAGAGGCCCTGGAAAAAATTCCCCGGATCAAGCCGCATCTGATCATTTCTGATATCGAAATGCCCCATATGAACGGGTATGATTTTTGCGAACAGTTGCGGCAGGATTCCAGAACAGCCAATATCCCGTTTATTTTTCTGTCCGGCAGAACAGATGCCTCAGATCAGCTGGAAGGCCTGCGGCTGGGGGCAGATGATTACGTCTGCAAGCCCGTTAAAATCGACTTCCTGCTGGAGCGCATGGCAAAAGTTCTCGAACGGGCGGCCCGTGCCAAGTCCTTCAAGTCTCTGGCCGACTTCAGCGGCAACCTGTCGCAGATGAACCTGAACGACGTCATGCAGATTGTCGAGTCGAACCACAAGACCGGAGAGCTTGAGTTCACAACCTCGGAGGGGCGGACAATCGGCCGCATACTCTTCAGAAAAGGGAATCTCATCAAGGCACAGTTCGGGGTTTTGGAAGGCGCAGAGGCGTTTTACGGGCTGATGGACGAGGAGGAGGGATTTTTCGAGTTCTATGGCAGGCCGGTGAATGAGCCGGAACAGATTACCATCACCAACATGGCGGCCCTGCTCCAGGGAAGCCGCCTCATTGACGAGGCCAAATCCCTTTACACCATCATCCGGGATCTCAATGTCCTGATGGTCAGCACCGCCATATCCGTTCCCCCGGAGGTGGAGGACCGCTCCGGGAAAGACAGAATTCATAAAATACTGGCGATGGTCGAAAAGCAGTTCACCGCATCTGAAATCATCAACAGCGGAAAAATGAGCCGTCCCCGTGCGGCCTCCATCCTGGCCGAACTGCTGCGGAATGACATTGTCGGCGTGTTTGAAGAGAATGATGACACCCAGAAGACGGAACAGCCCTACCTGCTGATCGAAGAGTGGCTGCTCAAGGTACTGAGCAATATTGAAGCCAGAAAAATGACGGGTATTCTGGAGATCGGCAGGCGCAGGGTCCGGGAACGGATCTTCTTCAATGAGGGACAGATCGTCAACGCCTTTCACGGCAAAGCCGTGGGCCAGAAAGCCCTTTACCGGATATTTGCCGAAAAAGGGGGCGCGCCCCGTTTTACCCCGATGCCCGTTGTGATCAATTACACCATTGAGCAGGATCTGACCTACCTGATCGAAGACGGCAACCGGGAGGTCAAAACACTTAAAAACCTGAGAAAAATGACATCAGACAACCCGATTACCATCAACCCCGAAAACCTGGAGAAAGTCTCCCGGATCAAAACCCGCCCGGGGCTGAAAGATGTGCTGACGCTGGTGCAGCAGCATGGCCGGGTTCAGGATGTCATTGATGCCAGCCCGATCACAGACCTGCGGACCTATAACCACCTGCTGACGATGGTCAAGCTGGGCGTGATCAGCATCGGAAAATCAGCCTCAAAAGAGGCCTGA
- a CDS encoding methyl-accepting chemotaxis protein — MKRVPLRSRLTGLAILLVLLPLFSVGLCSHFLVSESINTLSEKHVVNIARDLAGMIQAVISGQARSVRQLSVSQSVIAACARVSASGPAEADFETRVLRNELHRIMQMPGNPYGNISVSDRNGQLFTDATGDALPESSSVAGQVYFEKTRKGKIVIGKAFTSGNTETLLLPVYAPVLSDGTFVGAVMATLRISEIAEQILSVRAGQTGYAFVANQDGIILIHPRSDLVMHLNISDLEGMQDIARDMITQKTGVMTYNFENTDKIAGYTPIPLTGWSVGVTQPVREFRGVIRYLKIVMSGITIFFLILAIGIAFFLSGKISHPIRRVVSGLHQSSAQIGAAAHEVSDASQVLAQSASEQAAALEEGASQLKEITGMSRQTKDLTQGGRSLMNENIQKSGHSLKALVDLTRKMNRIEADSDQVGEIIKTIDEIAFQTNLLALNAAVEAARAGEAGAGFAVVAEEVKNLASRSTDAARSTQTLLNATIRHVREAAVAIRSVNEDFGDIIESATVMGEKTEAITEASKKQNLAIEQMSHAADEMDQSTQQIAAHSEETAAAAEELFAQSQEMRGFIIELLGIIGETITRNRKMP; from the coding sequence ATGAAACGTGTGCCGCTGCGTTCCAGGCTTACAGGCCTGGCCATACTATTGGTCCTGCTTCCGCTGTTTTCTGTCGGTCTGTGTTCACATTTTCTGGTATCAGAATCGATTAACACACTTTCAGAAAAACATGTCGTCAATATTGCCAGAGACCTGGCCGGTATGATTCAGGCTGTCATTTCAGGCCAGGCCCGGTCGGTCCGTCAGCTCTCGGTGAGCCAGTCAGTCATTGCGGCCTGCGCCAGAGTTTCCGCATCCGGGCCGGCAGAAGCCGATTTTGAAACCCGCGTCCTCCGCAACGAATTGCACCGTATTATGCAAATGCCGGGCAATCCCTACGGGAACATCTCCGTCTCGGACCGCAATGGCCAACTCTTTACAGATGCCACAGGCGACGCCCTCCCCGAAAGCAGTTCCGTTGCCGGTCAGGTTTATTTTGAAAAAACCCGGAAGGGAAAAATCGTCATCGGAAAGGCCTTTACATCCGGTAACACCGAAACACTGCTCCTGCCTGTCTATGCGCCGGTACTGTCGGACGGGACCTTTGTCGGCGCAGTTATGGCAACGCTCAGAATCAGCGAAATCGCCGAGCAGATACTGTCGGTCCGTGCCGGACAGACCGGCTATGCCTTTGTCGCAAACCAGGACGGCATCATTCTGATCCATCCCCGGTCCGACCTTGTGATGCATCTGAACATCTCAGATCTGGAAGGGATGCAGGATATCGCCCGCGACATGATCACACAGAAAACCGGCGTCATGACATATAATTTTGAAAACACAGATAAGATCGCAGGATACACGCCGATCCCCCTCACCGGATGGTCCGTCGGCGTCACACAGCCGGTCAGAGAATTCCGGGGCGTCATCCGTTATCTGAAAATAGTGATGTCCGGCATCACCATCTTTTTCCTGATCTTAGCCATCGGGATCGCATTCTTTTTATCCGGAAAAATCAGCCACCCCATCCGGCGGGTTGTCTCCGGGCTGCATCAGAGTTCCGCACAGATCGGTGCCGCAGCCCACGAGGTCTCTGACGCCAGCCAGGTTCTGGCCCAGAGCGCCTCCGAGCAGGCCGCAGCCCTGGAGGAAGGGGCGTCCCAGCTGAAAGAGATTACGGGAATGAGCCGCCAGACCAAGGATCTCACCCAGGGGGGCAGATCACTGATGAACGAAAATATCCAGAAATCGGGACATTCATTAAAAGCCCTGGTCGATCTGACCCGGAAGATGAACCGGATCGAGGCCGACAGCGATCAGGTGGGCGAGATCATCAAAACCATTGATGAGATTGCCTTTCAGACCAATTTACTCGCCCTCAATGCCGCCGTGGAAGCGGCCCGCGCCGGAGAAGCCGGGGCAGGCTTTGCGGTGGTGGCCGAAGAGGTGAAAAATCTGGCGTCCCGCTCCACGGACGCCGCCCGGAGCACCCAGACCCTCCTGAACGCCACCATCCGGCATGTCAGAGAGGCCGCCGTCGCCATCAGATCCGTCAACGAAGATTTCGGGGATATCATTGAGTCGGCCACGGTCATGGGCGAAAAAACCGAGGCCATCACCGAGGCCAGCAAAAAACAGAACCTCGCCATTGAACAGATGAGTCATGCTGCCGACGAAATGGACCAGAGTACGCAGCAGATCGCAGCCCACTCCGAAGAGACGGCAGCGGCGGCAGAGGAGCTGTTTGCGCAGTCTCAGGAAATGCGGGGGTTTATCATCGAACTGCTGGGCATTATCGGCGAAACCATCACCCGCAACCGGAAAATGCCATGA
- a CDS encoding RNA-guided endonuclease TnpB family protein, with product MKKTLSRLSWIPANIFRVIRALTISPPFFDSADGSSFIIDGKKIKSITHRYNKETARLQSVRDHQNITEPTRRIINLNRKREFRISDYFNRAVKYITDYCVGNNIGNIVVGNFEGIKKGISHGKRNNQNFVQIPYGIFRRKLKSKCGQIGIELHSVEESYTSKTSFLDCELPQKHDQYLGKRVRRGLFRSGNGTLLNADVNGAAQILVKYLLRSNLNPDIVRGQAKGVVNAPARVKLLR from the coding sequence ATGAAAAAGACATTGAGCCGCTTAAGTTGGATACCGGCAAATATCTTTCGTGTGATCCGGGCCTTGACAATTTCGCCACCTTTTTTTGATTCTGCCGACGGGTCTTCCTTTATAATTGACGGGAAGAAAATCAAAAGCATAACCCACCGGTACAACAAAGAAACCGCAAGACTGCAATCTGTCAGAGATCACCAGAATATTACCGAACCGACAAGACGTATTATCAACCTGAACCGTAAACGTGAATTCAGAATCAGCGATTATTTCAACAGAGCCGTCAAATATATCACCGACTATTGCGTTGGAAACAATATCGGTAATATCGTCGTCGGAAATTTTGAAGGCATCAAGAAGGGGATCAGTCACGGGAAACGGAACAACCAGAACTTTGTTCAAATCCCTTACGGTATTTTCAGGCGCAAGCTCAAATCCAAATGCGGACAGATCGGGATTGAACTGCATAGCGTTGAAGAAAGCTATACTTCCAAGACTTCCTTTTTGGATTGTGAGTTGCCTCAGAAACATGATCAGTACCTTGGTAAAAGAGTCAGACGCGGTCTTTTCCGTTCCGGCAACGGAACTCTGTTAAATGCCGATGTGAATGGTGCGGCTCAGATTCTGGTAAAATATCTTCTCAGAAGCAACCTGAATCCTGATATTGTCAGAGGACAGGCTAAGGGCGTCGTAAACGCGCCTGCGAGAGTAAAGCTACTTCGGTAG
- a CDS encoding amino acid-binding protein — MVRTEISLFLKNVPGELGRLSSLLSAEGINIDAITIQDASSYVQTLFQARGKSLKRIASSASYNSMRKDSADFALIRILVDQPEKAIALLAENEYLFDTVQVIAVKLSNNPGELASITTKFGEAGVNINYVYGSVSSPDEQCLFVFCPEDIRLAAGIFGE; from the coding sequence ATGGTCAGAACTGAAATCTCCCTTTTTCTGAAAAACGTCCCCGGCGAGCTGGGCAGGCTCTCCTCCCTTCTCTCTGCGGAAGGGATCAATATCGACGCCATCACCATCCAGGACGCTTCCAGTTATGTTCAGACGCTCTTTCAGGCCAGGGGAAAATCCCTGAAACGGATCGCATCCAGTGCCAGCTATAACTCCATGCGTAAAGATTCCGCCGACTTTGCACTGATCCGCATTCTGGTGGACCAGCCCGAAAAAGCCATCGCGCTGCTGGCGGAAAATGAGTATCTGTTCGATACCGTTCAGGTCATCGCGGTAAAACTGAGCAATAATCCCGGCGAACTGGCCAGTATCACGACAAAATTCGGAGAGGCCGGTGTGAACATCAACTATGTCTACGGGTCGGTCTCTTCGCCGGATGAACAATGCCTTTTCGTTTTCTGCCCCGAAGACATCCGGCTGGCCGCCGGAATATTCGGCGAATAA
- a CDS encoding ABC transporter substrate-binding protein produces the protein METLKQQAEWVKKGWFPRDCGGNRICFVLLLTLLSGAVWTGCGDETPLNIGFVAPLSGPLSDYGLSSRRGGVLAVEEINADGGIQGRKLALIVRDDQNDPLTALKVDEELVREKVVAIVGHFTSTASVAATPFANAQKMLLISPAASTGKLTGQADFFLRVHNSHTSFASALAEYAYHSLGLKKAAAVYDLANQEYSENYYVAYKVAFEALGGTIGCALPFDSRNSPDIAATVKTVIASGSDHLFIIAGVSDSASLCQEMRKRGSDMKILSSGWARRRDFIENGGKSVEGVVLVGLPGADAGGARLAAFKKRFSERFGTQADFAAIFGYDAVRVLTQGLKQAGAFTPVEIRSAILRQGTFPGLHGDFSIDRYGDAHREVVFFTVRNGAFVYETPPEAD, from the coding sequence ATGGAAACGTTGAAACAGCAGGCGGAATGGGTTAAAAAAGGATGGTTTCCACGGGATTGCGGGGGAAACCGCATCTGTTTTGTTTTGCTCCTGACGCTCCTGTCCGGTGCGGTGTGGACCGGATGCGGCGATGAGACGCCCCTGAACATCGGGTTTGTCGCGCCGCTTTCGGGGCCGCTTTCCGACTACGGCCTTTCCAGCCGCCGGGGCGGGGTGCTGGCTGTTGAAGAGATCAACGCAGATGGGGGGATACAGGGGCGGAAACTGGCGCTGATTGTGCGGGATGATCAGAATGATCCGCTGACGGCTCTGAAGGTGGATGAGGAACTGGTCCGCGAAAAGGTGGTTGCCATTGTCGGCCATTTCACCAGCACGGCCAGCGTTGCGGCAACCCCGTTTGCCAATGCTCAGAAAATGCTGCTCATCTCCCCGGCCGCATCCACCGGCAAACTGACCGGGCAGGCGGATTTTTTTCTGCGCGTTCACAACTCGCATACCTCTTTTGCATCGGCACTGGCGGAATATGCGTATCACAGCCTCGGCCTGAAAAAAGCCGCCGCCGTATATGACCTTGCCAACCAGGAATATTCTGAAAATTACTATGTGGCCTACAAAGTCGCTTTTGAGGCACTGGGCGGGACCATCGGATGTGCGCTTCCGTTTGATTCCCGCAATTCCCCGGACATTGCCGCAACAGTGAAGACCGTGATCGCCAGCGGCAGCGATCACCTGTTTATCATTGCCGGTGTTTCGGATTCGGCGTCCCTCTGTCAGGAGATGAGAAAAAGAGGGTCTGATATGAAGATATTGTCCTCCGGCTGGGCCAGACGCCGGGATTTCATTGAAAACGGCGGAAAATCTGTCGAAGGGGTTGTCCTGGTCGGCCTGCCGGGGGCCGATGCGGGGGGGGCGAGGCTGGCGGCCTTTAAAAAACGGTTTTCCGAACGGTTCGGCACGCAGGCCGATTTCGCGGCCATTTTCGGATATGATGCTGTCAGGGTTCTGACGCAGGGGCTGAAACAGGCCGGGGCTTTCACGCCCGTGGAGATCAGAAGCGCCATACTCCGGCAGGGGACATTTCCCGGCCTTCATGGGGATTTTTCCATCGACCGGTATGGGGATGCACACCGGGAAGTTGTTTTTTTCACCGTCAGAAACGGGGCATTTGTCTATGAAACGCCGCCGGAGGCAGACTGA
- a CDS encoding Hpt domain-containing protein, which yields MSEKKIVAYVERDMEEIIPFFIEESKEEIRQLIDALRTGDYEKLREFGHKIKGSSVTCSEGFQEMSDIGLAIESAARQKKSLKEIQALVRAYVDYVSHVEIIYVD from the coding sequence ATGAGCGAGAAAAAGATTGTCGCATATGTTGAAAGAGATATGGAGGAGATCATTCCTTTTTTCATAGAGGAGAGTAAGGAGGAGATCCGGCAGCTGATTGACGCACTGAGGACGGGTGACTATGAGAAGCTGAGGGAGTTCGGCCATAAGATCAAAGGCTCTTCCGTAACGTGCAGCGAAGGGTTTCAGGAGATGAGCGATATCGGGCTGGCCATTGAAAGTGCGGCCCGGCAGAAGAAGAGCCTTAAAGAGATTCAGGCGCTGGTCAGGGCCTACGTCGATTATGTGAGCCATGTGGAGATTATTTACGTTGATTAG
- a CDS encoding response regulator, producing MNNTFHSAGANILIVDDVRANLRLLAGILAEQGYVVRPVLDGIQALSAIAAETPDLILMDIKMPRLSGYEVCVKLKSDPATCDIPVIFISALSDVEDKVRAFSAGGVDFITKPFQGEEVLARVQTHLKLKRLQMALQEKNLQLGQEMAGHQRTARALSRSEARFREIFFSHSAPMLLVNPDTGRITDANRAATVFYGYTLEEFRALRPGKISPVLPEKILTETEPAQTGQRNYFVYPHRMKNGEIRTVETYVSPVEVGDERLLFAIVHDITDRRKAERKLRQYAGKLEVAKREAESANWAKSEFLANMSHEIRTPLNAILGFAEILEGEITDPRRKEYLKSIRSGGKSLLVLINDILDLSKVEAGKLELQYTAFDPLPLFEEVGRIFSRKMAQKGLAFRLDAHPNLTRTVFLDEARLRQVLLNLIGNAIKFTHEGHIRLAVRSTPAEGKPEAVRLSFSVEDTGIGIPDDQKKTIFGPFEQQQGQRHAEYGGTGLGLAISGRLVEMMGGTISVADKKGRGSVFHVNFDAVEIPAQSPVSPENDRRADADFPKFEPATLLIADDMKINRKVIRGYLGHCDFRFLEASDGREAFEMAVKYLPDIIFMDMKMPVLDGHDAMRQIKETPSVRHIPVIAVTALAMKDFRDRILPICDGYLARPFSRAALIAELKRFLKYSVAVSPETPADAPEMFSPEVLARLPDLIRLLEGGLKKNWEELCDILIINEIERFAGVMKELGEEFHYTPLAKWGEQMLRQALLFDTEALSRTLGRYPEIIRTLKVRSGPEPG from the coding sequence ATGAACAATACATTTCATTCGGCCGGGGCAAATATCCTGATCGTCGATGATGTCCGCGCCAACTTGCGACTGCTGGCCGGGATACTCGCTGAACAGGGTTATGTTGTCCGGCCTGTACTTGACGGCATTCAGGCCCTTTCGGCCATTGCTGCCGAGACACCGGACCTGATTCTGATGGACATCAAAATGCCCCGTCTGTCCGGCTATGAGGTATGTGTAAAACTGAAGTCCGATCCGGCCACCTGCGATATTCCGGTCATTTTTATCAGTGCGCTGAGCGATGTGGAAGACAAAGTCCGGGCATTTTCCGCAGGCGGGGTGGATTTTATCACCAAGCCGTTTCAGGGCGAAGAGGTGCTGGCCCGTGTTCAGACCCATCTGAAGCTGAAGCGGCTTCAGATGGCGCTTCAGGAGAAGAACCTGCAGCTTGGACAGGAGATGGCCGGCCATCAGCGTACCGCCCGGGCCCTGTCCCGGAGCGAAGCGCGTTTCCGTGAAATATTTTTCAGCCACAGCGCCCCCATGCTGCTGGTCAACCCGGACACCGGGAGGATTACGGATGCCAACCGGGCCGCCACAGTCTTTTACGGGTACACCCTGGAAGAGTTCCGTGCCCTCCGTCCGGGGAAAATCAGCCCTGTCTTACCGGAAAAGATCCTGACAGAAACCGAACCTGCGCAAACGGGACAGCGGAATTATTTCGTTTATCCGCATCGGATGAAAAACGGTGAAATCCGAACGGTCGAAACCTATGTCTCACCAGTTGAGGTGGGAGACGAAAGGCTCCTGTTCGCCATCGTCCATGACATTACGGATCGCAGAAAGGCCGAGAGAAAGCTCCGGCAGTATGCCGGGAAACTTGAGGTTGCCAAAAGAGAGGCTGAGTCGGCCAATTGGGCCAAAAGCGAGTTCCTGGCCAACATGAGCCACGAGATTCGGACGCCGTTAAACGCCATTCTCGGTTTCGCGGAAATTCTGGAGGGAGAGATCACCGATCCCCGCCGGAAAGAATACCTGAAATCCATTCGGTCCGGCGGGAAATCGCTGCTGGTCCTCATCAATGATATTCTTGACCTCTCCAAGGTGGAGGCGGGCAAGCTGGAGCTGCAATATACCGCCTTTGATCCCTTGCCCCTGTTTGAGGAGGTGGGGCGCATATTTTCCCGGAAGATGGCACAGAAAGGGCTGGCGTTCCGGCTGGATGCCCATCCGAACCTGACCCGCACGGTATTCCTTGATGAGGCCCGGTTGCGGCAGGTGCTGCTGAATCTGATCGGGAATGCCATAAAATTTACCCACGAAGGCCATATCCGGCTGGCGGTCCGAAGTACTCCGGCAGAGGGGAAACCTGAAGCCGTCCGGCTCTCTTTCTCTGTGGAAGACACGGGTATCGGGATTCCTGATGATCAGAAAAAAACGATTTTCGGGCCCTTTGAGCAGCAGCAGGGACAGCGCCATGCCGAATACGGGGGGACGGGCCTGGGGCTTGCCATCTCCGGGCGGCTGGTGGAAATGATGGGCGGGACGATTTCCGTGGCCGATAAAAAGGGGAGGGGGTCTGTGTTTCATGTGAACTTTGACGCAGTCGAGATTCCGGCGCAGTCCCCGGTGTCTCCGGAAAATGATCGCAGGGCCGATGCGGATTTTCCGAAATTCGAACCCGCGACCCTGCTGATTGCCGATGACATGAAGATCAACCGGAAGGTGATCCGGGGTTATCTGGGACATTGCGATTTTCGCTTTCTGGAGGCGTCTGACGGCAGGGAAGCCTTTGAGATGGCCGTGAAGTATCTGCCGGATATCATTTTCATGGATATGAAGATGCCGGTTCTGGACGGCCATGATGCGATGAGACAGATCAAAGAGACGCCGTCGGTGCGGCACATTCCCGTTATCGCAGTGACCGCCCTGGCCATGAAGGACTTCCGGGACCGCATTCTGCCGATCTGTGATGGCTATCTGGCCCGGCCCTTCAGCAGGGCTGCGCTGATTGCCGAACTGAAGCGGTTTCTTAAATATTCGGTTGCGGTTTCCCCGGAAACGCCGGCCGATGCCCCTGAAATGTTCTCACCGGAAGTTCTGGCCCGGCTTCCGGATCTGATCCGGCTGCTGGAAGGCGGTTTGAAAAAGAACTGGGAAGAGTTGTGTGATATATTGATTATCAACGAAATTGAGAGGTTTGCGGGGGTGATGAAAGAGCTGGGAGAAGAGTTCCATTATACTCCGCTGGCGAAATGGGGAGAACAGATGCTCCGCCAGGCGCTCCTGTTTGACACGGAAGCCCTGTCCCGGACACTGGGCCGCTATCCCGAAATTATACGCACACTGAAGGTACGGTCAGGCCCTGAGCCGGGTTAG